In one Myxocyprinus asiaticus isolate MX2 ecotype Aquarium Trade chromosome 29, UBuf_Myxa_2, whole genome shotgun sequence genomic region, the following are encoded:
- the si:ch211-210c8.6 gene encoding uncharacterized protein si:ch211-210c8.6 → MIEVKFVTLVLQDMLDMIMGSTLAKCAATDLGIQWVGWAVASALKTEKFYDLAGSGTFILLAHLSRVWGGNGHLRQNVQTGLVTAWGLRLGTFLFLRILKEGQDRRFNNVRDSPGTFFVYWTMQALWVFVTLLPTLILNSERRDEPLGPRDYIGWGIWGLGFATQAIADQQKWNFKSDPDNTGKFIRHGLWAYSRHPNYLGEILQWSGLFLSASSIMRGPQYLSAVSPLFVWFLLRHVSGIPILEKQAMRKWGSDPTFQDYIQNTPLLWPFPKFKGE, encoded by the exons ATGATTGAAGTCAAGTTTGTAACACTGGTGCTTCAGGACATGCTGGATATGATCATGGGAAGCACGTTGGCCAAGTGTGCAGCCACTGATCTGGGCATTCAGTGGGTCGGATGGGCAGTAGCGTCTGCGCTCAAAACGGAAAAGTTTTACGATTTGGCAG GATCTGGTACCTTTATATTGCTGGCTCATCTGAGTCGTGTATGGGGCGGAAATGGACACCTTAGGCAGAATGTACAAACTGGACTTGTCACTGCCTGGGGACTGAG ACTCGGGACATTTCTTTTTCTCAGAATCCTGAAGGAAGGACAAGACCGGAGGTTTAACAATGTCAGAGACAGCCCGGGGACATTCTTTGTCTACTGGACCATGCAAG CTTTGTGGGTGTTTGTTACCCTCTTGCCCACCCTAATTCTAAACAGTGAGAGAAGAGATGAGCCCTTAGGCCCACGTGACTATATCGGGTGGGGAATATGGGGTCTTGGCTTTGCTACACAGGCCATCGCAGACCAGCAGAAGTGGAACTTTAAGAGTGATCCAGATAACACT GGCAAATTTATTCGCCATGGACTGTGGGCATACAGCAGACATCCAAACTACTTGGGGGAGATCCTACAGTGGTCAGGACTGTTCCTGTCTGCTTCCTCCATCATGCGTGGGCCTCAATACCTCAGTGCGGTCTCTCCTCTTTTTGTTTGGTTCCTACTGAGACATGTTAGTGGGATCCCCATTCTAGAGAAACAAGCTATGAGAAAGTGGGGATCTGACCCCACTTTCCAGGATTACATCCAAAACACTCCACTCCTTTGGCCCTTCCCCAAGTTTAAAGGTGAATAA